GTCAGTACTTACATTACTTTTACTTATAATTTAATCCCTGAAAATAAGGGCATTTGCATTCCAAGTAAAGTAAATTTCCAGTTAAATTAAGCAACTACATCTGTATGTCCTGAGATCTGATTAGTCTGATTTCAACATCGGCATCATGGATTTGCAGATACATTTAAGAAGGCTGCAAATGAAAAGCTGATTGTCTTGTGCTCCTTAACTGTTTGATTTACATACATCACCTTCCAAACAAAGGAGAGAATGATAAGAATATTTGGGGGTGGAACGGCACCTTGGAGGAAGGGACATTCTAGCAGATGGTACTTGTGGGAAAAGTATTGTTGGGAAAGATCCGGGACTCATTTAAGTGCAGTTCATTCCTATGGATCGGAGGCGTGCTGATGAAAATAATCCTCTTTTACCAGCAAACCCATGTTATAGCCCAGGGAATGTCCTGAAGACACAATACCTGGGCCTAGCTGGTAGTTACGTGCCGATTTTTTTCATGTGCCTTGGTCACCCTCTGAGGCAGAGACTGGGAAACAACCAGAGGGTATCAAGAAATAGGTGCCGTTTGTCTTCCTCTGAAAGGCATCCTACAGCCGTCGAAGGTACAAGGGAGCTCTGGATCCTGTAAACTGGCCACGGAGCTATAGAGTTCTTTTACACATATAGCTGTTTAAGGCTATAAAACATGATTTAAGTATTAGTCGAAGGTCATTGCTGTTTGGGATGTTGGCACGCACAGCCCTTTCTTTTACTTACCTCGTGTTTTTCCATCACGATTCTCCTCAGTGTTTTGTCTGGTTTGTGATCTGGGAAGCAGATGAAGTCCGTTTTGTAAATGCTGCTGCCGGGCTTCCCAGTGCCTTTTCTAAACTAGAGAGATACACAACACGCAGTACAGTTAAGGCAATCTGTTCGTTACAGAATCTCTGTGCCACTGCTGCTTTCTTCATCTACACATTTACAAAGCActtatttggaaagaaatcagTGCTATGTAATTTTTCTCAGAGGGTGGTGTCAGCTGGTATAATCAGCCGTTTTAAAATTCTGGATTGATTCCTTGGTGTAAAAATGATACTTTACAGCCCTTGAAAAATTATTCATGGTTTGGTGTTAAATACTTTTGCCTGCCATGTGAACTAGCATCTAAAAAGgatgaattaatcttttttttttgttgttcctactTCTGCCGCAGCAGGACAGTCTCTGCAACATAGTCGAGCATtttgctccagaaaaaaaaaataaatctaatgaaAGTAATTTTAGCAGAGTCAGGAGGATTTGCCCAAACAGCTCCAATATTGAACCTAACTGGCATGTTTTGACAAAGTTAAAtgtttaataataaaattttgctCAGCTGAAGCAGGGCATGCAATCTCTCGAGCAGCTCTGCTAGCAAAGATGCTCTTGTTCGTACAAGCAAATGAAACCAATATCCAAATTATTAAAGATCGTCTGATACAAGTAATAATAAGGATTAACTTATGGAAGGGTTAATGAAACCTCTCTTGTATAATGTTGATATGTATTATTAAGTTGTAGATATTGTTCTATAGTTGCATTAAGTTGTATAGCAGTCTGAAGTGATTTCCATAAAAAGTGCTATAGCATCTTTAATTGGCTAATGTTATGTCTGGGGTGAACCACACAATAACCCGTGCTCAGGCATTGCTTCTGGCCTGGCTTGGAGAGAAGAATGGCAGATcatgaagaaaatgaattaatGTAGGACAAGTAAGATGCTTATCCTTCTCCCTTTTATTACTCTTCTGAGATGAGCCTGGACTCCAGCTCACGACTGCAGTAGTGTACAACCTCCGGAGCATTGGTTCTGACCCATTCTATTCCTGCTCCAACACTTCTCTCCTGATCTTACCCTTTCCCTCTCTTCCACCCAGTTTCCAATGAGAACTTTAGTAGAGTATTTGGGTTCAATTTTCCACCAGTTCTGTCCATCTCTTTGCGATGCAGTCATATTTCTTTGTCTGCCAGCACTACCCTCCCTGGTTGTTAGAACTGTCCTTCAAGTTGGGTGGGTGAAAGATTACTCAGTAGCCCATTGCTAAAACTAGGGCAGAAAGGGGCTCCACTGCTGCCTGCCCGTGTGCTGAGAAACGTGGGTGATGTGTGGAACTGCTTGGCCATAGAACCATTTGTTTTTGCTGTCCCCATGGTGACTGTTGTTCCAGTAACCACATTCGAGGCTGCATCGTATCTACTGCTGAGCAAAGCAGTGGCTCCTAAGCCACTGAAGTCAGCTGGGTTTTTTACTCTAATAGACTTCAGAATCAGAGCACAAAGTGTGTCTCAGAGCGTTGTGATATGTGACACATTCCTCCATACCGACACACCACACATCCCTGCAGGACACACAGTCTCTCTTCACAGAcagacacattttatttttaaaaagtgggaCAAACCAGAATGTCCATTCAAAATAATGCTGTTCTTTATTGACTTAGCTAAAGATAAGGGCTTGCAGCATGGTACAAGCTTGTATAAGGTTTGCATATTCCATGTTCCAACTAACAGCTGGAATGAGGTTCTCATGAGCCTTGTTTATCATTGTTAATGGCTGCCCTTGATTAACTACCCACCACCTGATATTAAATAtcctaaaaagatatttttctaggTTGAGGCATGATAAGACTCGTGGAATCTAAGATGTTTACTATAAGCTTTTTAGGAAGTTAACAACGCTGTCCAATCCCCTTTTCCCAGCTGGAAATGAGAAACCGCAATAATCATATAGGCTTATGACTCCATGGAATCCATCCTCGAGGTGGTACCAGGTCACTCGAACACCGTTGTCCTCCAATCTCTTCTTGTAAAGCAAGCCGTCATCCCTTAGCACATCATACTCGCACGTTAAGATGAAAGACTCAGGCAGCTGGTGAACAATAGCGTCTTCAGCCAACAGCGGACACAGGTTGGGCTCACAGAATCTTTTCACTGTCTCATAAACTTCAGCTATAAAATCAGTGGGCCTAAGTGGCTTCACACCTCTGACCTTAAATTTTTCAGGGATGTTATCTGGACTCACCCACTTCCTGTACTTCAGCCTCATATCTGGAGGAATATGAGAGCCCTCCAAGACCTCTTGCATATGCAGTGCATCCCCATTTAGGTACTGCAAAGCAAAGAAAGCGGCACGCTCTCGGAATAAGAGAGGGACTCCTCGATTTTGATGATAAGATGGCAAATTGAAGTCCAGAGCCTGAAGGCCTGGGTAGATCAAGATCTGAGCACGTAGTTTGGGGAGGTCTGATCTACCTGCAAGGGTCTGGCTAACAGCAGCTGCTAGATTGCCCCCAGCACTGTCCCCGCAGACAATTACATTGGCAGGATCCACGCCATAGTGCTCTATGTTGTTCATGAAGTGTATGGTAGCGTGAAGGCAGTCTTCATACGCAGCAGGGTATTTGTGTTCAGGAGCTAAACGATACCTAGTACACACAAAGAGACAAGTGTAAGAGAAGGAAGTGTCACTAGTATTAATCAGGAAGTGGCATCCAATGCTGTCTTCCAGCTCTATCATTTTGGGGTCTTTTTCCTCTAGGTCAGGATATTCATTACCTCTTATGCTGGCGTTTCTCAGGTAGTGATTGTGGGTAAGCTCTAAATTGTGTATTCAATCATAGGGACTCAGTAAAGTAGGACTCTCTTCTGATTAAGAGTCTGACCGAGGCTTTGTACATTTCTTAGTCATGTTCAAAACTCCCTGTGTAGTCTTGACAAGGCAATTTAATAATTTTGTGCCTCTGCTTCCTATGTGTAAAATGGGGGTAATACAGTGTGATTATTCCCTCTTTTTCTATAAATCATAGTTGTTTGGAGCATCTTATTACATGTTCATATGTTCAGcacaaggaaaactttttttaCCTAAGTTTTTGATTGGCTTTTATAGATTTTCTTAGTGCACCAAATATTTCCCTTTGCGTCTTTTCTGAGTATATCAGGGCATGAACAGTTAAGAGCTGCGAAACCTCCGTTATCactatttgtttctttatggaCTTCACTAAATTCTATAGaaatttctctgcagaaaagaacATCTCCAACACCAGTGAAGCTCTGCTGTGGCACCACAGCAACAGTAATCTCCAAACAGTAGAACTGGGTAGGGTTCACTTACTGAACTGAGACAACTACTGATTCGCTTTCTCTGGATAGGTAGCGGCACACTTTTTCATAGGtatctggaaaagaaatattgtcattagTGCTTTGCTCATGCCCCA
The Rissa tridactyla isolate bRisTri1 chromosome 16, bRisTri1.patW.cur.20221130, whole genome shotgun sequence genome window above contains:
- the LOC128918414 gene encoding arylacetamide deacetylase-like 4, which codes for MALLPALLLLLLPLAALAVALATVLLGLPSYDIPPGVNQPAKLRLVLAVLLGTAALGRILEKTGLCSQITFGRYVRQGRKLGVDPKLFIQDRHFNKVPVRVYQPKATSGGRRRGILFFHGGGWVFGSLDTYEKVCRYLSRESESVVVSVQYRLAPEHKYPAAYEDCLHATIHFMNNIEHYGVDPANVIVCGDSAGGNLAAAVSQTLAGRSDLPKLRAQILIYPGLQALDFNLPSYHQNRGVPLLFRERAAFFALQYLNGDALHMQEVLEGSHIPPDMRLKYRKWVSPDNIPEKFKVRGVKPLRPTDFIAEVYETVKRFCEPNLCPLLAEDAIVHQLPESFILTCEYDVLRDDGLLYKKRLEDNGVRVTWYHLEDGFHGVISLYDYCGFSFPAGKRGLDSVVNFLKSL